The genome window CAAAAGCAGATATTTAGTGGCTAGGTATGTTGCAATCACTTAAGATATGGGACATCCGTGTTCCTTGCGAGTAACTGTCCTAGATTACAAAACCGAACTCGGCATAAAGCAGTCAGTTTCTTGAACCTCCTCGCCAGTTGTTTCTCCAGAATGCTCAGCAAAAGGGATTGGATGGACTTTTTGAGACCACGTGATGATAAGTATCCCAAACAGTAGATTTGGGTATTGAATCACGTGATGATAATGTCCACGAGCTGCTTACTGGCCAGACGTCACGGCTTCCAAAGAGGCAGTTGAAGCCAACCTAAAGGtgaagcggtgtgggtgagctagtcacggatactTTTCATTGTTGATGGATTTGTAATGCTTCCTGGACTAATTACTCCCTGATGCGAAGTCAATGGACGAGGGAAATAAATCATTGCTGACTCATTGCGATGGCGTCAGACCGGATTATGATTGATCCGTAACTTATCATGTTTCTCCGCGGAATCGAACCTAACAAAAGCGTAAGAAACGGTACGGTATCTTACGTGCCTCCAAGTCTGGGCCGATCTGATAAGCCAAAAATTCGCCTTCCGGTCTCGTGGATCCCAACTCTTTCCCCTCCGTCCGTCCTTCCATCATCTTGTATACTTGAGAGGACATTgcgtcttctttctttctcatcccTACTCTTTAGTCCCCCTTCCCTTCAAAAAAGACCCATAGATTGTCTTCCGCCTCCTAGCTGCTACGCTACCAGCTCCCCGTTAATCAAAAGGTCTGTTCCGTCAGGCAATCTAACCCCACGACTTGTGCCCCGCGACATTCTCTCTCAAGCACCATGTCGACGCTCAACGAAATCACCTCGGACGCCGACTTCTCGGCACAcacctcctctctccctccctccACCTTACTAGTCCTCTACTTCCATGCGCCGTGGGCAGCTCCCTGCGCCCAGATGCGCGCCGTTCTCTCCGCCCTCGCCTCCCAGCACCCGGTTACTACCCCGCCCACCATCTCCTTTGTGAGCGTCAACGCTGAAGAACTCCCCGACATCTCCGAAGAGTACAACGTCACAGCAGTCCCCTACGTGGTCCTTATCCGCAACGGCCAGATCCTCGAATCCATCAGCGGCAGCGACGCCGTCAAGGTGCGCGATGCGGTCGAGCGCCACGCGGGCGCTGGATCGGGCGCGGGTGCAGACGGCGCGAACAAGACGGCTATCCCTCCTCCTTTGACGGCTACGCCTCGCGAGAATGCCCCTGCGGCTGCTGCGCAACCGCCCGCTCCCTCGACCCAGGCATTGACGCCCGAGCAGTCCAAGGAGGCGCTGTTTGCACGGTTGGCGGAGCTGGTGAAGGCCGCGCCGGTTATGCTCTTCATGAAGGGTACACCTAGTGCACCACAGTGCGGATTCAGTCGCCAGTTGGTTGCCATCCTGCGGGAGAAGAGCGTCAAGTACGGGTTCTTCAATATTCTGGCCGATGAGGACGTAAGGCAGGGGTTGAAGGAGTTTGCGGACTGGCCTACATTTCCTCAGTTGTGGGTTGAGGGCGAGCTGGTTGGTGGACTAGATATCGTACGTTCTTCTATCGTCGCTCCTGCGGCTCGAAAGTCATTGCTAACTGATATGTTTTTGCCACAcaggtcaaggaagagatcaacAACGACCCTGATTTCCTGAGCCAGTACTCCATTAACAAGGCTCCTGCCAGCGCTTGAAGGTACGACGGGTGCTCTTGGTACATAACACAAACTTTCTTGAAGACCATTTATACTCCCATGTATTCCCTCTTCGTTAGACTTGAGATTTAGCAATGATGAATAAAATTCCTTTCATGTTTAATTACGATTACACATGTACAGTGGTGTGCTTTGCCTCAACCATGCATGCGCGGCGGAATCTATCATGCGCAGGTATCGATGATTATTGTCTGATAACCCGCTACAGTACATGAAGCTTCATAGCAGTGGATTAACAAGTTAAAGGTGGATGTTCCTTGTTGAAAAGCGCATCGCTAAAGCTAATAGCTAAACTTGCGTCCCCAATACCAAGAAGATGTCTGGTTTACTCGGTTCTGTGATTCGCGGCGATAGCTTCACCCTCGGCGGCCGCCTCGGTCGCATGTTTGGGCCCTGTAACCCTTGTCCAGTGCCAGGTATGGTACTGGGTGTTACGACACTTTCTGAAGGTGGAGAGgacgtcgtcctcgtcgacgtAGGTGCCGGCCAGCCACCGCTTACCCTGTTCGGTGTTGAACTGGTTACGGGCGTGGAGGATTCGGCGATTCTCGAAGATGACACATTCGCCCGGGTTCAACTTCAGCTGGAAGACATTGTAAGGGCGTTCGATTTCCCTCGCAAAAGCCCGTAGAGCCCGACTGTACTCAATCCAGGGCATTTGGTGGTTATCGTCCGAGAGGAGGGGCGCTTGGAAAGGGGGCGAGTAATTGACGTGAAGGATTCGCTTCTTCGGGTCGCCGTCTTCCGTCTCCACTACAGGCCAGCTGTTGTTGTAGATGTGTTCCTTGTGGTTGTATTCGTAGTTCAGGCGCAGCTTGGTCAGATCTTCGAATTGCTCTGGGTATTTCCAACGTATTAGTTCCGCAACTCGGAAGCCGTCCACGAACAGGGACTCGCCCCCCTCGCATGAGTTCTCGAGGcaatgcagcagctggaagcCCGGGGGCTCGTTCATGTACATAAGATCCATGTGGAATCCGAGGAAGACGTTGGTGTAGGCGACGTTGGGCGCTTTGGGAACGCTGCGGACATCCCATGTCGGTCCATAGAAGGTGTTCCGGAGGGGCCCCATCTTGGTTGCAATTTTCTCAACCATCTCCCGCGAGTCAGGGATATTCTTAACGAAGATGATGCCCATCAAAGCTAGATGGCGCATGGACTTTATGAATGCTGTTTCGTTATTCATGTAATCCTCGTACGAGACCCAGTACTGTCTCTCTTCCATAGTCTTGTTGTCCCAGAGGAATCGACGCCTCATCGTGCCCGTATCCGATTCAGGAGGGTTGGCTTTCGCGTCTTTAAGCATTTCCACACTATATTTGGACACATGTCCCGGGCTCCATCCCTTGATATCAGTTGCCCACTCTATCTGCAGTTCCTTGCCGTCCCACTGAACGTCCCGAGGAACAATTGTCGGAGGGATGTCCGAAGTGCGGAACTTGCGCTGTTTCGAATGCTCGTCTATGCAGAGGTTGCATTTACAGGCGTCGCGTAGGAGCGGGTACCTGAAGTGCCGGGTTTCTCCCTCAATTATGATTTCCAGCTTGGAGTGCACTAGCCTGACCCCTTCCGGGGAGGGCCTTCCCAAATATTTGTGAGAAAAGTCAGCAGAAGGACGTGCCTCTGCTGAGACTGCTCTGTTCAGGTCAAGGTAGTCTGTCTTTAAGCCCTGTGCCTGTTCCTTGAATCGGAATGAATAGCTCCGTCGGGCGAGGAATGGGCGTAGAGGGACGCTCCGCCATGGTAGCCGGACGAGAGGTCTTAGAGCCTGGCTCATGGTGTGTCAGCGGTACTTCGATGAACCCCCAATCTTCAACAATGTCTGGAGGAACGGAAGGGAGGTTGGATGTTTACAGTGTTGTGTCATGCAATCCAAACGCGGAGTCGCGTGTGTCCGGTTTCCACGCCGAGGCTACAGATCGCATATGGGTTAGTGGAGTGCCGCCTTAGCAGGCCACCCGAGTTCCTCCCAGACAGTGACTTCTGCAGACATCACGATAGAAAGCCCTGCCATTGGTGGTATAATTATACCCAGCACGAGGGATTGAGCAAGAATGCCTATCTTGACAATGAAAGCATTCCAGAGTCCCAGACAGTATCGTTGAGAAAAGGTAG of Aspergillus fumigatus Af293 chromosome 2, whole genome shotgun sequence contains these proteins:
- a CDS encoding PICOT family protein, with amino-acid sequence MSTLNEITSDADFSAHTSSLPPSTLLVLYFHAPWAAPCAQMRAVLSALASQHPVTTPPTISFVSVNAEELPDISEEYNVTAVPYVVLIRNGQILESISGSDAVKVRDAVERHAGAGSGAGADGANKTAIPPPLTATPRENAPAAAAQPPAPSTQALTPEQSKEALFARLAELVKAAPVMLFMKGTPSAPQCGFSRQLVAILREKSVKYGFFNILADEDVRQGLKEFADWPTFPQLWVEGELVGGLDIVKEEINNDPDFLSQYSINKAPASA
- a CDS encoding putative Gamma-butyrobetaine hydroxylase subfamily; this translates as MSQALRPLVRLPWRSVPLRPFLARRSYSFRFKEQAQGLKTDYLDLNRAVSAEARPSADFSHKYLGRPSPEGVRLVHSKLEIIIEGETRHFRYPLLRDACKCNLCIDEHSKQRKFRTSDIPPTIVPRDVQWDGKELQIEWATDIKGWSPGHVSKYSVEMLKDAKANPPESDTGTMRRRFLWDNKTMEERQYWVSYEDYMNNETAFIKSMRHLALMGIIFVKNIPDSREMVEKIATKMGPLRNTFYGPTWDVRSVPKAPNVAYTNVFLGFHMDLMYMNEPPGFQLLHCLENSCEGGESLFVDGFRVAELIRWKYPEQFEDLTKLRLNYEYNHKEHIYNNSWPVVETEDGDPKKRILHVNYSPPFQAPLLSDDNHQMPWIEYSRALRAFAREIERPYNVFQLKLNPGECVIFENRRILHARNQFNTEQGKRWLAGTYVDEDDVLSTFRKCRNTQYHTWHWTRVTGPKHATEAAAEGEAIAANHRTE